In Propionicimonas paludicola, a single window of DNA contains:
- a CDS encoding ArsR/SmtB family transcription factor produces the protein MLESNAVEVSVPLLAAVADPIRWQLIAQLSDREERCVCQLTTEPQIPANLLSYHLKVLREAGLVVGNRRGRWIDYRLTPDALDRLHAALPVPGTRTCGCAVDPAPELLGVTQ, from the coding sequence GTGCTTGAATCAAATGCGGTTGAAGTGTCGGTGCCCCTGCTGGCCGCAGTGGCCGATCCGATCCGCTGGCAGCTGATCGCCCAACTCTCCGACCGGGAGGAGCGGTGCGTCTGTCAGCTGACCACCGAGCCACAGATCCCGGCCAACCTGCTCAGCTATCACCTCAAGGTGCTTCGCGAGGCCGGGCTGGTCGTCGGCAACCGGCGCGGCCGATGGATCGACTACCGGCTCACCCCGGACGCCCTGGACCGGCTGCACGCCGCTCTGCCCGTCCCCGGCACCCGAACCTGTGGGTGCGCGGTCGACCCGGCACCGGAACTCCTCGGGGTCACCCAGTGA
- a CDS encoding permease yields the protein MTTATTDRRAATRRWGLLGAAAAAWVGAYALNEVAWTWLYRTVFGLDLTAGWPSMLHFFCYDTIKITLLLTGIIFIVTVLRSFMSIERTRALLGGKREGIGNVLAASLGVVTPFCSCSAVPAFIGFVASGIPLGVTMSFLIASPLVNEVAIALLLGLFGIGPTLLYVGAGLVIAILAGMVIGRLHLEGQVEGFVYETRLRGQVVDSTADLTWDDRLAMGREEVASILRKIWPYLLVGIGLGAVIHGWAPADFFARYAGPDNPFGVLIAVAIGVPLYSNAAGVLPLVDALYAKGLPMGTLLAFMMATVALSLPEMILLRRVLKPRLITTFVGVTAVGIVAVGYLFNAIL from the coding sequence GTGACCACTGCCACCACCGATCGTCGAGCCGCCACTCGGCGCTGGGGGTTGCTCGGAGCGGCCGCGGCAGCCTGGGTCGGCGCCTATGCGCTGAACGAAGTGGCCTGGACGTGGCTGTATCGGACGGTGTTCGGCCTGGACCTCACCGCCGGCTGGCCGTCGATGCTGCACTTCTTCTGCTACGACACCATCAAGATCACCCTGCTGCTGACCGGGATTATCTTCATCGTCACCGTGCTGCGCAGCTTCATGAGCATCGAGCGCACCCGCGCCCTGCTCGGCGGCAAGCGCGAAGGCATCGGCAACGTGCTGGCTGCCTCGCTGGGCGTGGTCACCCCGTTCTGCTCATGCAGCGCGGTTCCGGCTTTCATCGGCTTCGTGGCGTCCGGCATTCCGCTGGGGGTGACGATGAGCTTCCTGATCGCCAGCCCACTGGTGAACGAGGTGGCCATCGCCTTGCTGCTGGGCCTGTTCGGGATCGGCCCCACTCTGCTCTACGTGGGCGCGGGCCTGGTGATCGCCATCCTGGCCGGCATGGTGATCGGACGGCTGCACCTGGAAGGCCAGGTCGAAGGCTTCGTCTACGAGACCCGACTGCGCGGCCAGGTGGTCGACTCCACCGCCGACCTCACCTGGGACGACCGGCTGGCTATGGGGCGCGAGGAAGTGGCGTCCATCCTGCGCAAGATCTGGCCCTACCTGCTGGTCGGGATCGGACTGGGCGCGGTGATTCACGGCTGGGCGCCGGCCGACTTCTTCGCCCGCTACGCCGGGCCGGACAACCCGTTCGGGGTGCTGATCGCAGTGGCCATCGGCGTCCCGCTGTACTCCAATGCCGCGGGCGTCCTGCCGCTGGTGGACGCGCTGTACGCCAAGGGGCTGCCGATGGGCACCCTGCTGGCCTTCATGATGGCCACCGTGGCGCTCAGCCTGCCCGAGATGATCCTGCTCCGCCGGGTGCTGAAGCCCCGACTGATCACCACCTTCGTCGGTGTCACCGCCGTCGGCATCGTCGCCGTCGGCTACCTGTTCAACGCCATCCTCTAG
- a CDS encoding thioredoxin family protein, which produces MHIKILGSGCANCVNLEKATRQAVDELGLEATFEKVTDYADIATYGIMRTPGLVVDDEVVLSGRVPTAGQVKDLLAAH; this is translated from the coding sequence ATGCACATCAAGATCCTCGGCTCCGGCTGCGCCAACTGCGTCAACCTCGAGAAGGCCACCCGGCAGGCGGTGGACGAGCTCGGCCTGGAGGCGACCTTCGAGAAGGTCACCGACTACGCCGACATCGCCACCTACGGGATCATGCGCACCCCCGGTCTGGTCGTCGACGACGAGGTCGTCCTCTCCGGACGGGTCCCGACCGCCGGCCAGGTGAAGGACCTGCTCGCGGCCCACTAG
- a CDS encoding ArsR/SmtB family transcription factor, producing the protein MSSQELPLRVLSVSELCCSPVLQAPLEPDDALALATALKVLADPARLRLLSLIKAADGGRATTGVLADQVGLTQPTITHHLGALYEAGFLERERDGRQTWYWVKPDGLEAVRQLLDPSPARQTI; encoded by the coding sequence ATGAGTTCACAAGAGCTGCCCTTGCGGGTGTTGTCAGTGAGCGAGCTGTGCTGCTCGCCGGTGCTCCAGGCCCCGCTTGAGCCGGACGACGCTCTGGCGCTGGCCACGGCGCTGAAGGTGCTGGCCGACCCGGCGCGGCTACGTCTGCTGAGCCTGATCAAGGCTGCCGACGGCGGACGGGCCACCACCGGAGTCCTGGCCGACCAGGTCGGACTGACCCAGCCGACCATCACCCATCACCTGGGGGCGCTCTACGAGGCCGGCTTCCTCGAGCGCGAACGGGACGGCCGGCAGACCTGGTACTGGGTCAAACCGGACGGACTTGAGGCCGTCCGGCAGTTGCTCGACCCGTCCCCGGCTCGGCAAACGATCTAG
- a CDS encoding permease has translation MPDYLTHLVATVATDVWTTFVHNWPYLLISVLVASAVQVFVSTDRLSSWLRRRTWVAILGAVALGALTPFCSCGTTAIVLGAMASSVPWAPIVAFMASSPLASPEEYVLSVGLFGPGFAATFFAASIVVGLLGGGAAWWLERRGLLDGQARMAAPAPAAPASGCGPECGSSTADEPAAGGVRQLTIVERPTQVAELVEARPTKLRQFGTALLANTRKLAAYFFGFAAIGYLLIRILPTGVLTDWLGTGNPIWSVPLAAVLGIPVYLNTDASLPLVASLLHGGMAPGAGLAFLITGAGTSVGAISGMLVIARWRIVALVIGTLLVTAITMGWLAGLWL, from the coding sequence ATGCCCGACTACCTGACCCACCTGGTCGCCACCGTCGCGACGGACGTGTGGACGACGTTCGTCCACAACTGGCCCTACCTGCTCATCTCGGTGCTGGTCGCCTCGGCCGTGCAGGTCTTCGTGAGCACCGACCGGCTCAGCAGCTGGCTGCGCCGACGTACCTGGGTGGCCATCCTGGGCGCGGTCGCTCTGGGCGCACTGACTCCGTTCTGCTCCTGCGGCACCACGGCCATCGTGCTGGGCGCCATGGCGTCCTCGGTGCCCTGGGCGCCGATCGTGGCCTTCATGGCGTCCTCGCCGCTGGCCAGCCCTGAGGAGTACGTGCTGTCGGTGGGCCTGTTCGGACCGGGCTTCGCGGCCACCTTCTTCGCCGCCTCGATCGTGGTCGGGCTCCTCGGCGGCGGCGCGGCCTGGTGGCTGGAGCGCCGCGGACTGCTGGACGGACAAGCCCGAATGGCTGCTCCCGCACCGGCTGCGCCGGCCTCCGGCTGCGGCCCCGAGTGCGGCTCGTCGACTGCGGACGAGCCCGCCGCTGGTGGCGTCCGGCAACTGACGATCGTCGAGCGGCCGACCCAGGTGGCTGAGCTTGTCGAAGCCCGGCCGACCAAGCTGCGCCAGTTCGGCACTGCCCTGCTGGCCAACACCCGCAAGCTGGCCGCCTACTTCTTCGGCTTCGCCGCAATCGGCTACCTGCTGATCCGGATCCTGCCCACCGGCGTCCTGACCGACTGGCTGGGCACCGGCAACCCGATCTGGTCGGTGCCGCTGGCCGCCGTCCTGGGCATTCCGGTGTACCTGAACACCGATGCCTCGCTGCCGCTGGTGGCCAGCCTGCTGCACGGCGGGATGGCCCCCGGCGCCGGCCTGGCCTTCCTGATCACCGGAGCCGGCACCAGCGTGGGCGCCATCAGCGGCATGCTCGTGATCGCTCGCTGGCGGATCGTCGCCCTGGTGATCGGGACGCTCCTAGTCACCGCCATCACCATGGGCTGGCTCGCCGGTCTGTGGCTGTGA